Proteins encoded by one window of Rattus rattus isolate New Zealand chromosome 10, Rrattus_CSIRO_v1, whole genome shotgun sequence:
- the Zc3h11a gene encoding zinc finger CCCH domain-containing protein 11A gives MPNQGEDCYFYFYSTCTKGDSCPFRHCEAALGNETVCTLWQEGRCFRQVCRFRHMEIDKKRSEIPCYWENQPMGCQKLNCAFHHNRSRYVDGLFLPPSKTVLPTVPESQEEEVKTSQLTVQQNKLSVQSNPCPQLRSVMKVESSENVPSPTHPPVVINAADDDEDDDDQFSEEGDESKTPALQPTTDAHNGLRVASTRKPGASLKPGDSLNFGIKTLEEIKSKKMKEKSKKQGEGSSGISSVLHQPQPNPGPEKENVRTVVRTVTLSSKQEEPLVRLSLTERLGKRKLPGGGDNDPPLKRSLAQRLGKKVEAPETNIDKAPKKERVNKTGEIHVKTLEEILLERANQKRGELQTKLKTEEPSGAEDSPSGTKSSSVRIKTFSEVLAEKKHRQQEMERQKSKKDTSCLMLTEDSEVKKTVSLPTVAVSKGQLEEEPAGRARPMQEVHIKTLEEIKLEKALRVQQSAERSGSSRPQAEAAPVAKRLLRITKRSGVREEKKLELEDSGGAPSQSSVTKMGVSETSDETISDPTKLPVNRCDIVKENRTQRQQERGASQKEKPALASVRTDEAPYYTRVVGKPVLTAVSGVTRHLAKRLPTESSQKGEVETSGIGDSILHVKCAAQTLEKRGKAKPKVNVKPSVVKVVSAPKLAPKRKAVEVHSAVIAAVKPLSSSSVLQESPAKKAAVAVGPLLSEDKSVTMSETEKPKDSSALSSAQASSEPLLPEGSGPSSSQMATKPRRLSSASTGKPPLSVEDDFEKLIWEISGGKLEAEIDLDPGKDEDDLLLELSEMIDS, from the exons AAAAAACGAAGTGAAATTCCTTGTTATTGGGAAAACCAGCCAATGGGATGTCAAAAATTAAATTGCGCTTTCCATCACAACAGAAGTCGTTATGTCGATGGACTGTTCCTACCTCCAAGCAAAA CTGTGTTACCCACTGTGCCTGAGTCACAAGAAGAGGAAGTAAAGACAAGCCAGCTCACGGTTCAACAGAACAAATTGTCTGTTCAGTCCAACCCCTGCCCTCAGCTGCGGAGCGTGATGAAAGTGGAGAGTTCGGAAAATGTTCCCAGCCCCACACACCCGCCTGTCGTGATCAATGCTGccgatgatgatgaagatgacgaTG ATCAGTTTTCTGAGGAGGGTGATGAGAGCAAAACACCTGCCCTGCAGCCAACAACTGACGCCCATAATGGACTACGAGTGGCCTCTACCCGCAAACCTGGAGCCAGTTTAAAGCCAG GTGACTCTTTGAATTTTGGAATAAAAACGCTTGAGGaaattaaatcaaagaaaatgaaggaaaaatccAAGAAGCAAGGTG AAGGCTCCTCGGGAATTTCCAGTGTTTTACATCAGCCTCAGCCCAATCCAGGCCCTGAGAAGGAGAATGTTCGGACTGTGGTGAGAACCGTAACTCTGTCAAGCAAACAAG AAGAGCCCTTGGTTAGACTGAGTCTTACTGAGAGACTGGGGAAACGAAAACTTCCAGGAG GTGGTGACAATGATCCCCCATTAAAGCGAAGTCTTGCACAGAGACTGGGAAAAAAAGTGGAAGCACCAGAAACTAACATTGATAAAGCACCAAAGAAAG AGAGAGTTAATAAAACTGGTGAGATCCATGTTAAGACACTGGAAGAAATTCTTCTTGAAAGAGCCAATCAGAAACGTGGAGAATTGCAAACTAAACTAAAGACAGAAGAACCTTCAGGAGCTGAGGATTCTCCATCAGGAACAAAAAGTTCTTCGGTGCGGATCAAAACCTTCTCTGAGGTCCTGGCTGAAAAGAAACATCGGCAGCAGGAAATGGAAAGACAGAAATCCAAAAAGGATACAAGTTGCCTCATGCTAACAGAAGATTCTGAAGTGAAAAAGACTGTGAGCCTGCCGACTGTTGCTGTTAGCAAAGGACAGCTTGAGGAGGAGCCTGCAGGCAGAGCCAGGCCTATGCAGGAGGTGCATATTAAGACGCTAGAGGAAATTAAGCTGGAAAAGGCCCTGAGGGTGCAGCAAAGCGCTGAGAGGAGTGGCAGCTCCCGGCCTCAAGCGGAGGCTGCCCCAGTGGCCAAGAGGCTGCTGCGCATCACCAAGAGATCAG gtgtaagagaagagaagaaacttGAACTTGAGGACAGTGGTGGCGCTCCCTCTCAGAGCAGTGTGACTAAGATGGGAGTTAGTGAG ACTTCAGATGAGACCATAAGTGATCCCACAAAACTTCCAGTCAACAGATGTGACATTGTCAAAGAGAATCGCacacagagacagcaggagagAGGAGCCTCACAAAAGGAGAAGCCAGCCTTGGCATCTGTGCGGACAGACGAGGCTCCTTACTATACCCGAGTGGTGGGGAAGCCGGTGCTCACTGCTGTATCGGGCGTCACTCGGCACCTGGCAAAACGGCTCCCCACGGAGTCGTCCCAGAAAGGGGAGGTGGAGACCTCCGGGATTGGAGACTCAATACTGCACGTGAAGTGTGCAGCACAGACTCTGGAGAAAAGGGGTAAAG CCAAGCCCAAAGTAAATGTGAAGCCATCTGTGGTCAAGGTTGTCTCAGCCCCCAAATTGGCTCCCAAGCGCAAGGCTGTGGAGGTGCACTCTGCTGTCATCGCAGCTGTGAAGCCGCTCAGCTCCAGCAGTGTCCTGCAGGAAAGCCCCGCCAAGAAAGCAGCCGTG gCTGTTGGCCCACTCCTCTCTGAGGATAAATCCGTCACCATGTCTGAGACAGAAAAACCGAAAGACAG TTCTGCGCTGTCTTCAGCCCAAGCTTCTTCAGAACCCTTGCTCCCCGAAGGCTCTGGCCCTTCCTCATCCCAGATGGCAACGAAACCGCGCCGGCTGAGCTCGGCCTCCACAGGAAAGCCTCCACTCTCCGTGGAAGATGACTTTGAGAAACTAATATGGGAAATTTCAGGGGGCAAATTAGAAGCTGAGATTGACTTGGATCCTGGGAAAGATGAAGACGACCTTCTGCTTGAGCTCTCAGAGATGATTGACAGCTGA